Proteins from a genomic interval of Quercus lobata isolate SW786 chromosome 11, ValleyOak3.0 Primary Assembly, whole genome shotgun sequence:
- the LOC115969193 gene encoding uncharacterized protein LOC115969193, with the protein MEGKGKGKGLAMQFEIALFASTSATRDGIQAEWYSIKIPDPECIFLHSVTTVEKPLRPFSKVWLACAYRKHAVIGSSLYSLGGMNPDSEPFAGVTTPEFARFLKVRSFDLSTPDDGWKPVATMTFPKRFEPPCLVLDDKLYVLGSVSASEVEAKGYGWMEVYDPDSNTWEPLPNPPLGFSLSARSLAYYATLDSKKQILVAQHDPAYYATLDSKKQILDEDASLFATFYVYHVIDRCWTLLEPPKRKLRPYYHDPVRGRRSTIVDNTIYWGFVLDGIVRVQSHNIDTDLYFHGRLDIKRFFEDGEFAVEYCPKLPLLHVADQTFCLLMFTFVAKMEEEDSGEDSDIELFEDNGIIFLNCIVLDISLNPFKDEGKQQSKEEFDEIYKYHFMGDSSKQLNISLLSVQKYPVRNGSFWLNDAVLLDRPTYMPMKKTPKLSHETSVMIKDNLRL; encoded by the exons atggaggggaaagggaaagggaaaggtTTGGCGATGCAATTCGAGATCGCTTTATTTGCTTCAACGTCAGCTACGAGGGATGGAATACAGGCAGAGTGGTATAGCATTAAGATCCCAGATCCTGAGTGTATTTTTCTTCATTCCGTAACTACCGTCGAGAAACCGCTCCGTCCGTTTTCTAAAGTCTGGTTAGCTTGCGCATACAGAAAACATGCAGTGATAGGGTCCAGTCTGTACTCTCTTGGCGGCATGAATCCTGATTCTGAACCTTTCGCCGGCGTAACTACCCCCGAATTCGCTCGTTTTCTTAAAGTGCGCAGCTTTGACCTTAGCACTCCTGATGATGGTTGGAAACCTGTTGCTACCATGACTTTTCCTAAGAGGTTCGAACCTCCTTGCCTCGTCCTCGACGATAAGTTATATGTGTTAGGTAGCGTTTCTGCTTCAGAAGTAGAAGCAAAAGGGTATGGCTGGATGGAGGTTTATGACCCCGATTCAAATACATGGGAACCCTTGCCCAATCCTCCTCTTGGGTTTTCACTCTCGGCTCGTTCTCTTGCTTATTACGCTACTCTCGATTCCAAAAAACAGATTCTTGTTGCTCAACATGATCCTGCTTATTACGCTACTCTCGATTCCAAAAAACAGATTCTTGATGAAGATGCGAGTTTGTTTGCTACTTTCTATGTTTATCATGTGATCGATCGATGTTGGACATTACTTGAGCCTCCCAAACGCAAGCTACGTCCTTATTATCATGACCCGGTTCGTGGAAGACGAAGTACTATTGTTGATAACACTATCTATTGGGGTTTCGTTCTAGATGGGATTGTCCGCGTACAGTCTCACAATATAGATACGGATCTGTACTTCCACGGACGTTTGGACATTAAGCGATTTTTTGAGGATGGTGAATTTGCAGTTGAGTATTGTCCGAAGTTACCTTTGCTCCATGTTGCTGATCAGACATTCTGCCTTTTAATGTTCACCTTTGTTGCTAAAATGGAAGAGGAAGACAGTGGGGAAGACAGTGATATCGAACTTTTTGAAGACAATGgtattatatttcttaattgtATTGTACTTGATATCTCGCTAAATCCATTTAAAGATGAGGGCAAGCAACAGTCTAAAGAAGAGTTCgatgaaatttataaatatcaTTTCATGGGGGATTCCAGTAAACAGCTTAATATTTCCCTTTTGTCCGTCCAAAAGTATCCCGTGCGTAATGGTAGCTTCTGGCTCAATGATGCTGTGTTGCT AGATCGCCCAACTTATATGCCAATGAAGAAGACACCAAAGTTATCACATGAAACAAGTGTAATGATTAAAGATAATTTAAGGTTGTAG